The Micromonospora sp. WMMD961 genome has a segment encoding these proteins:
- a CDS encoding protein meaA, with protein sequence MDETAFPGRLPERDRPWVMRTYAGHSSATATNALFRRNLAKGQTGLSVAFDLPTQTGYDPDHELAAGEVGRVGVPVAHLGDMRALFDGLPLAEMNTSMTINAPAMWLLALYAGVGVEQGAELARCAGTTQNDIIKEYLSRGTYIFPPAASLRLTADVVAYTLREMPRWNPVNICSYHLQEAGATPVQEVGFALATAVAVLDAVRDSGQVPAERMGDVVQRVSFFVNAGVRFVEEIAKMRAFGVLWDEITRDRYGVTEARQRRFRYGVQVNSLGLTEAQPENNIQRIVLEMLGVTMSRDARARAVQLPAWNEALGLPRPWDQQWSLRMQQVLAYESDLLEYPDLFAGSHVMTALVDEIVTGARVELDKVLELGGVVAAVETGYLKSALVASLAERRRRMESGADVVVGVNRFAETEASPLTAAGAEAVEQVDPAVEAAAADAVRRWRADRDTGAVDAALARLRADAATTTNLMPATLDCVRAGVTTGEWAGALRQVFGEYRAPTGLAGATGTGGDPGLAAVRERVTATARELGSGRLRLLVGKPGLDGHSNGAEQIAVRARDAGFEVVYQGIRLTAAQIVAAAVEEDVDLVGLSVLSGSHLAAVPAVLDGLRGAGRADLPVVVGGIIPAGDADTLRAAGVARVFTPKDFALTDIIDDLVTVIRRANDLA encoded by the coding sequence ATGGACGAGACGGCATTTCCGGGGCGGCTGCCGGAGCGGGACCGCCCGTGGGTGATGCGCACCTACGCCGGCCACTCGTCGGCGACCGCGACCAACGCCCTCTTCCGCCGCAACCTGGCGAAGGGGCAGACCGGCCTCTCGGTCGCCTTCGACCTGCCCACCCAGACCGGGTACGACCCGGACCACGAGCTGGCCGCCGGTGAGGTCGGCCGGGTCGGCGTGCCGGTGGCCCACCTCGGCGACATGCGGGCGCTCTTCGACGGCCTCCCGCTCGCCGAGATGAACACCTCGATGACCATCAACGCCCCGGCGATGTGGCTGCTCGCCCTCTACGCCGGCGTGGGGGTGGAGCAGGGTGCCGAGTTGGCCCGTTGCGCGGGCACCACGCAGAACGACATCATCAAGGAGTATTTGTCCCGGGGGACGTACATCTTCCCGCCGGCGGCGTCGCTGCGGCTGACCGCCGACGTGGTGGCCTACACGCTGCGGGAGATGCCGCGGTGGAACCCGGTCAACATCTGCTCGTACCACCTCCAGGAGGCCGGTGCCACCCCCGTGCAGGAGGTCGGCTTCGCGCTGGCCACCGCGGTCGCCGTGCTCGACGCGGTCCGCGACTCCGGTCAGGTCCCCGCCGAGCGGATGGGCGACGTCGTGCAGCGGGTCTCGTTCTTCGTCAACGCCGGAGTGCGTTTCGTCGAGGAGATCGCCAAGATGCGCGCGTTCGGCGTGCTCTGGGACGAGATCACCCGGGACCGGTACGGCGTCACCGAGGCCAGGCAACGTCGGTTCCGCTACGGGGTGCAGGTCAACTCGCTCGGCCTGACCGAGGCGCAGCCGGAGAACAACATCCAGCGCATCGTGCTGGAGATGCTCGGCGTGACGATGTCCCGCGACGCGCGGGCCCGCGCGGTGCAGCTGCCCGCCTGGAACGAGGCGCTCGGGCTGCCCCGGCCCTGGGACCAGCAGTGGTCGCTGCGGATGCAGCAGGTCCTGGCGTACGAGTCGGACCTGCTCGAATATCCCGACCTCTTCGCCGGCTCGCACGTGATGACCGCACTGGTCGACGAGATCGTCACCGGGGCCCGTGTCGAGCTGGACAAGGTGCTCGAACTGGGCGGCGTGGTCGCCGCCGTGGAGACCGGCTACCTCAAGAGCGCGCTGGTCGCCTCGCTGGCCGAGCGCCGCCGCCGGATGGAGTCCGGCGCCGACGTGGTGGTCGGGGTCAACCGGTTCGCCGAGACCGAGGCGTCCCCGTTGACCGCCGCCGGTGCGGAGGCGGTCGAGCAGGTCGACCCGGCGGTCGAGGCCGCCGCCGCGGACGCCGTACGCCGATGGCGGGCCGACCGGGACACGGGCGCTGTGGACGCGGCCCTGGCCCGGCTCCGTGCGGACGCCGCGACCACCACGAACCTGATGCCAGCCACCCTGGACTGCGTGCGGGCCGGGGTGACCACCGGCGAGTGGGCTGGCGCGTTGCGCCAGGTCTTCGGCGAGTACCGCGCGCCCACCGGTCTGGCCGGCGCCACCGGGACCGGCGGAGATCCAGGGCTCGCGGCGGTCCGCGAGCGGGTCACCGCCACCGCACGCGAGTTGGGTAGCGGCCGGCTGCGGCTGCTGGTCGGCAAACCCGGCCTGGACGGGCACTCGAACGGCGCCGAGCAGATCGCGGTACGCGCCCGTGACGCCGGCTTCGAGGTCGTCTACCAGGGCATCCGGCTGACCGCCGCGCAGATCGTCGCCGCCGCCGTCGAGGAGGACGTCGACCTGGTCGGGCTGTCCGTGCTCTCCGGGTCGCACCTGGCCGCCGTGCCCGCAGTGCTCGACGGACTGCGCGGCGCCGGCCGGGCGGATCTGCCGGTGGTCGTGGGCGGCATCATCCCGGCCGGCGACGCGGACACCCTCCGGGCTGCCGGGGTGGCCCGCGTGTTCACCCCGAAGGACTTCGCCCTCACCGACATCATCGACGACCTGGTGACGGTCATCCGCCGCGCCAACGACCTGGCCTGA
- a CDS encoding ABC transporter ATP-binding protein, whose product MDDELAISVRGLRKAYGDNVAVAGVDLDVHRGEVFALLGPNGAGKTTTVEILEGYRRRDAGEVAVLGVDPANPDGDWRSRVGIVLQGTGEFDELTVAEVVRHFSGFYPDADDPDKVIERVGLAEKAKARTHTLSGGQRRRLDVALGIIGRPELLFLDEPTTGFDPEARREFWELIRDLAAAGTTIVLTTHYLDEAEALADRVGVIAGGRLVEVSAPNQLGNRQEALATVSWRTPEGALESAQSATPTALVADLAARYGGEVPGLTVTRPTLEDVYLTMIGHGR is encoded by the coding sequence ATGGATGACGAGCTGGCCATCTCCGTCCGCGGGCTGCGCAAGGCGTACGGCGACAACGTGGCGGTGGCAGGCGTGGACCTCGACGTCCACCGGGGCGAGGTGTTCGCGTTGCTCGGCCCGAACGGCGCCGGCAAGACCACCACGGTGGAGATCCTGGAGGGCTACCGGCGTCGCGACGCGGGCGAGGTGGCCGTGTTGGGCGTGGATCCCGCGAATCCCGACGGTGACTGGCGCTCCCGCGTCGGCATCGTTCTCCAGGGCACCGGCGAGTTCGACGAGCTGACCGTGGCCGAGGTGGTCCGGCACTTCTCCGGCTTCTACCCGGACGCGGACGACCCGGACAAGGTGATCGAGCGGGTCGGGCTGGCCGAGAAGGCCAAGGCCCGTACGCACACCCTCTCCGGCGGGCAGAGGCGCCGCCTGGACGTGGCGCTCGGCATCATCGGCCGCCCCGAGCTGCTCTTCCTCGACGAGCCGACCACCGGCTTCGACCCGGAGGCCCGGCGCGAGTTCTGGGAGCTGATCCGCGACCTCGCGGCGGCCGGCACCACAATCGTGCTGACCACCCACTACCTGGACGAGGCGGAGGCACTCGCCGACCGGGTCGGTGTGATCGCCGGCGGTCGGCTGGTCGAGGTGTCCGCCCCGAACCAGCTCGGCAACCGGCAGGAGGCCCTGGCGACGGTCTCCTGGCGTACCCCGGAAGGGGCGTTGGAAAGCGCGCAGAGCGCGACGCCGACGGCCCTGGTCGCCGACCTGGCCGCGCGCTACGGAGGCGAGGTCCCCGGGCTCACCGTGACCCGGCCGACCCTGGAGGACGTCTACCTCACCATGATCGGACACGGACGATGA
- a CDS encoding ABC transporter permease has protein sequence MTTTTKPATPVAATPSRRPGAGALALRQGRLEITQFLRSRESVVFTMGFPIIMILIFASIFDGTIGGGVKFTQYFITGMIATGLMTVSFQNLGIWIPIERDRGVLKRYRGTPMPKWVWFAGKVIMVVAIGIAETVLLLAVAVALFDLDLPGTAGKWFTFGWVAVLGVTACTLCGIAISSLARTARSGSAVVTPVALVLQFISGVFFVFTDLPTWMQQVAALFPLKWMCQGLRSVFLPESFGAQEPGGSFELGRVALVLVLWCVIGVVLCLTTFRWTTKRDG, from the coding sequence ATGACGACCACGACGAAGCCGGCGACGCCGGTCGCCGCGACTCCCAGCCGACGGCCGGGGGCCGGCGCGCTCGCCCTGCGCCAGGGCCGGCTGGAGATCACCCAGTTCCTGCGCAGCCGGGAGTCCGTGGTCTTCACGATGGGCTTCCCCATCATCATGATCCTGATCTTCGCGTCGATCTTCGACGGGACGATCGGCGGCGGGGTCAAGTTCACCCAGTACTTCATCACCGGCATGATCGCGACCGGCCTGATGACGGTGAGCTTCCAGAACCTCGGCATCTGGATCCCGATCGAGCGGGACCGGGGCGTGCTCAAGCGCTACCGGGGCACGCCGATGCCGAAGTGGGTGTGGTTCGCCGGCAAGGTGATCATGGTGGTGGCGATCGGCATCGCCGAGACCGTGCTGCTGCTGGCCGTCGCGGTGGCGCTGTTCGACCTCGACCTGCCGGGGACCGCCGGCAAGTGGTTCACCTTCGGCTGGGTCGCCGTGCTCGGTGTGACCGCGTGCACGCTGTGCGGGATCGCGATCTCGTCGCTGGCCCGCACCGCCCGCAGCGGCTCCGCGGTGGTCACCCCGGTCGCCCTGGTGCTCCAGTTCATCTCCGGGGTGTTCTTCGTCTTCACCGACCTGCCCACCTGGATGCAGCAGGTGGCGGCGCTGTTCCCGTTGAAGTGGATGTGCCAGGGGCTGCGGTCGGTGTTCCTGCCGGAGAGCTTCGGGGCGCAGGAGCCGGGCGGCTCGTTCGAGCTGGGACGGGTCGCGCTGGTGCTGGTCCTCTGGTGCGTGATCGGCGTGGTGCTCTGCCTCACCACCTTCCGCTGGACCACCAAGCGCGACGGCTGA
- a CDS encoding 3-hydroxyacyl-CoA dehydrogenase family protein, which produces MAGRLAVVGAGLMGSGIAQVAAQAGWQVTLRDLDDAATNRGIGGIRKSLEKFAEKGKIEASEVEATLARITATTDLEAAADADIVVEAVFERLEIKHEVFRALDKICKSDAVLATNTSAIPVTQIAAVTERPEAVVGTHFFSPVPMMQLCELVRGYKTSDATLDTARAFAEEIGKTVVVVNRDIAGFVTTRLISALVVEAVKLVESGVVSAEDLDTACRLGFGHAMGPLATTDLTGVDVLLHASKNIYTDTADEKFFPPELLQRMVTAGDLGRKTGKGFYTY; this is translated from the coding sequence ATGGCGGGTCGACTCGCGGTCGTCGGGGCCGGGCTGATGGGTTCCGGCATCGCCCAGGTGGCGGCGCAGGCGGGCTGGCAGGTGACGCTGCGCGACCTGGACGACGCGGCCACCAACCGGGGGATCGGCGGCATCCGGAAGTCCCTGGAGAAGTTCGCCGAGAAGGGCAAGATCGAGGCGTCCGAGGTCGAGGCGACCCTCGCGCGGATCACCGCGACGACCGACCTGGAGGCGGCGGCCGACGCGGACATCGTGGTCGAGGCGGTCTTCGAGCGGTTGGAGATCAAGCACGAGGTGTTCCGCGCCCTGGACAAGATCTGCAAGTCGGACGCGGTGCTCGCCACCAACACCTCGGCCATTCCGGTCACCCAGATCGCCGCGGTGACCGAGCGGCCCGAGGCGGTCGTCGGCACCCACTTCTTCTCCCCGGTGCCGATGATGCAGCTCTGCGAACTGGTCCGCGGTTACAAGACCAGCGATGCCACGCTGGACACCGCGCGGGCCTTCGCCGAGGAGATCGGCAAGACCGTGGTGGTGGTCAACCGGGACATCGCCGGGTTCGTCACCACCCGGTTGATCTCTGCCCTGGTGGTGGAGGCGGTCAAGCTGGTGGAGTCCGGTGTGGTGTCCGCCGAGGACCTGGACACGGCCTGCCGCCTGGGCTTCGGGCACGCCATGGGTCCGCTCGCCACCACCGACCTGACCGGCGTGGACGTGCTGCTGCACGCCTCGAAGAACATCTACACCGACACGGCGGACGAGAAGTTCTTCCCGCCGGAGCTGCTCCAGCGGATGGTCACCGCCGGCGACCTGGGTCGCAAGACCGGCAAGGGCTTCTACACGTACTGA
- the murA gene encoding UDP-N-acetylglucosamine 1-carboxyvinyltransferase encodes MTHSLRIPDLTIPARPDSTPSWPVLVGPGDAGDPAVNDVDVIRVHGDARLAGTVHVVGAKNSALKLMAAALLAPGRSVITNVPRITDIAIMGEVLRRLGCDVQFDADDPVDPMVARGGVPRSRSVTIDVPEQPGADADYDLVRRLRASICVLGPLLARRGYVRVAHPGGDAIGSRGLDMHISGLTRMGAEISGEHGFVIASAPHGLRGADIVLDFPSVGATENLVMASVLAQGTTTIDNAAREPEIVDICTMLSQMGARIVGAGTSTLRITGVPGLRPVRHATVGDRIVAGTWAFGAAMTRGDVTVTGLDPAYLEVALDKVVAAGGLVETREGGFRVRMDERPRAVDVVTLPYPGFATDLLPMAIGLAAVSDGASLITENIFDGRFMFANEMMRLGADIKTDGHHAVVRGRDRLSGAPVRATDIRAGAGLIIAGLCADGVTEVSHVHHVDRGYPDFVADLRALGVTVERGTTPEEPSLEI; translated from the coding sequence ATGACGCACAGCCTACGGATTCCCGACCTGACGATCCCGGCGCGGCCGGACAGCACTCCCAGTTGGCCGGTGTTGGTAGGCCCCGGCGACGCGGGCGACCCGGCGGTCAACGACGTCGACGTCATCCGGGTGCACGGTGACGCCCGGCTGGCGGGCACCGTGCACGTGGTCGGTGCCAAGAACTCGGCGCTGAAGCTGATGGCCGCCGCGCTGCTCGCGCCCGGCCGTAGCGTCATCACGAACGTCCCACGGATCACCGACATCGCGATCATGGGGGAGGTGCTGCGTCGGCTGGGCTGTGACGTCCAGTTCGACGCCGACGACCCGGTCGACCCGATGGTCGCCCGGGGTGGCGTGCCGCGATCCCGTTCGGTGACCATCGACGTGCCCGAGCAGCCCGGTGCCGACGCCGACTACGACCTGGTCCGACGGTTGCGCGCGTCGATCTGTGTGCTGGGCCCGTTGCTGGCCCGCCGAGGATACGTGCGGGTGGCGCACCCCGGCGGGGACGCCATCGGTTCACGGGGGCTGGACATGCACATCTCCGGGTTGACCCGGATGGGCGCGGAGATCTCCGGTGAGCACGGGTTCGTCATCGCCTCCGCTCCGCACGGGCTGCGCGGCGCGGACATCGTGTTGGACTTCCCCAGCGTCGGCGCGACCGAGAACCTGGTGATGGCGTCCGTGCTGGCCCAGGGCACCACGACGATCGACAACGCGGCCCGGGAGCCGGAGATCGTCGACATCTGCACGATGCTCAGCCAGATGGGAGCGCGAATCGTGGGCGCCGGCACGTCCACGTTGCGGATCACCGGGGTCCCCGGTCTGCGTCCGGTGCGACACGCGACGGTGGGGGACCGGATCGTCGCCGGCACCTGGGCGTTCGGCGCGGCGATGACCCGGGGGGACGTGACGGTGACCGGGCTCGACCCGGCGTACCTGGAGGTCGCGCTGGACAAGGTGGTCGCGGCCGGCGGGCTGGTGGAGACCCGGGAGGGCGGCTTCCGGGTACGGATGGACGAGCGGCCCCGCGCGGTGGACGTGGTGACGCTGCCGTACCCCGGCTTCGCCACCGACCTGCTGCCGATGGCGATCGGGCTGGCCGCGGTCAGCGACGGCGCCTCCCTGATCACCGAGAACATCTTCGACGGTCGGTTCATGTTCGCCAACGAGATGATGCGCCTGGGTGCGGACATCAAGACCGACGGGCACCACGCGGTGGTGCGGGGGCGGGACCGGCTCTCCGGTGCCCCGGTACGGGCCACCGACATCCGCGCCGGTGCCGGGCTGATCATCGCCGGGCTCTGCGCGGACGGGGTCACCGAGGTCTCCCACGTGCACCACGTCGACCGGGGTTATCCGGACTTCGTGGCCGATCTGCGCGCGCTCGGGGTAACGGTCGAGCGGGGCACCACACCGGAGGAGCCGTCGCTGGAGATCTGA
- a CDS encoding cob(I)yrinic acid a,c-diamide adenosyltransferase, with product MAVHLTRIYTKAGDAGMTRLSNNEQVPKTDPRIAAYADVDECNAAIGVAIATGGLDEVLRGVLASVQNDLFDVGADLSTPAEPEPKYPPLRVTEEYVERLEGWCDEYNARLSKLDSFILPGGTAGAALLHVARTIARRAERAAWALVSHDPERTSTLPAKYLNRLSDLLFILSRTANPAGDVLWVPGGKR from the coding sequence ATGGCCGTCCACCTCACGCGCATCTACACCAAGGCCGGCGACGCCGGCATGACCAGGCTGAGCAACAACGAGCAGGTACCGAAGACCGATCCGCGCATCGCCGCGTACGCGGATGTCGACGAGTGCAACGCGGCGATCGGCGTCGCGATCGCCACGGGTGGGCTCGACGAGGTGCTGCGTGGTGTGCTGGCGTCGGTGCAGAACGACCTGTTCGACGTCGGCGCCGACCTGTCCACCCCGGCCGAGCCGGAGCCGAAGTATCCACCGCTGCGGGTGACCGAGGAGTACGTCGAGCGCCTGGAGGGCTGGTGCGACGAGTACAACGCACGCCTGAGCAAGCTCGACTCCTTCATCCTTCCGGGCGGCACCGCTGGCGCGGCACTGCTGCACGTGGCACGGACCATCGCCCGGCGAGCCGAACGGGCGGCCTGGGCGCTGGTCAGCCACGATCCGGAACGAACCAGCACGCTCCCGGCAAAGTATCTCAACCGGCTCTCCGATCTGCTCTTTATCCTGTCAAGAACGGCAAATCCGGCGGGAGACGTGCTATGGGTGCCGGGCGGCAAGCGCTGA
- a CDS encoding DUF2550 domain-containing protein, whose amino-acid sequence MEIVEGFGIGVVVILVALLILFVRRALVTRSGGIIRLSVRVTTVLDGRGWSPGFGRFVGDELRWYRMFSFAIRPKRVLSRKGLAVERRRLPEGQERLSMPADWVILRCTSHHAPVEIAMARSTVTGFLSWLEAAPPGAVSPRMASQDWPAA is encoded by the coding sequence ATGGAGATCGTCGAAGGTTTCGGGATCGGCGTTGTCGTCATCCTCGTCGCGCTTCTGATCCTCTTCGTCCGGCGAGCCCTGGTCACCCGTAGCGGTGGCATCATCCGGCTCAGCGTCCGGGTCACCACCGTACTGGACGGCCGCGGCTGGTCGCCCGGTTTCGGCCGCTTCGTCGGTGACGAGCTGCGGTGGTACCGGATGTTCAGCTTCGCGATCCGCCCCAAGAGGGTGCTGTCGCGCAAGGGGCTGGCGGTGGAGCGTCGACGATTGCCCGAAGGTCAGGAACGGCTCTCCATGCCGGCCGACTGGGTGATCCTGCGCTGTACCAGTCACCACGCACCGGTGGAGATCGCCATGGCGCGATCGACGGTTACCGGGTTTCTCTCCTGGCTCGAGGCCGCCCCTCCGGGGGCGGTCTCGCCGCGTATGGCCTCCCAGGACTGGCCGGCCGCCTGA
- a CDS encoding F0F1 ATP synthase subunit epsilon, with amino-acid sequence MAQQLHVELVAVEEKVWSGEAEMVVARTTEGELGVLPGHAPLLGQLAEPGQVRIKLAGGEQVSYEVAGGFLSVSADGVTVLAESATPVSAPSR; translated from the coding sequence GTGGCACAGCAGCTTCACGTCGAGCTCGTCGCCGTCGAGGAGAAGGTCTGGTCGGGTGAGGCCGAGATGGTGGTCGCCCGTACGACCGAGGGCGAGCTCGGTGTCCTGCCGGGTCACGCTCCGCTGCTCGGCCAGCTCGCCGAGCCCGGCCAGGTGCGCATCAAGCTCGCCGGCGGTGAGCAGGTCTCCTACGAGGTGGCCGGTGGCTTCCTCTCGGTGAGCGCCGACGGCGTCACCGTGCTGGCCGAGAGCGCCACCCCGGTTTCCGCGCCGAGCCGCTGA
- a CDS encoding LCP family protein: MLVGKAGKSGRKSSVWRGVPRWARICTVFGTVLTVLSGAVLVGSEVLMARYEGAVGKADLFGDQAAGAQAKKSEIKGPLNILLVGIDPRTATAAPLADSIMVLHVPASMDRAYLFSLPRDLYVRIPPFKKAEFPGETTKINAAMSHGSKVPGANPDAARGFELLATTVQNVTGIKRFDAGAIINFSGFQKIVDAMGGVNMYIERDVRSEHKQPDGKARPGNTRGEGYVGPQALYKKGNQHLSGWQALDYVRQRYPKNGVPDSDYGRQRHQQQFVKAMVGQAFSADVVSNPVKLDKVLRAAGQSLIFNGRGNSVVDFGLALKDIRPNTIEMIKLPGGGVYDGKRYLGEQFQEGVPDFFTALHNEQLDPFLLEHPEFVNKTK, from the coding sequence ATGCTCGTGGGTAAGGCCGGCAAGAGTGGCCGCAAGTCGTCCGTCTGGCGGGGTGTGCCGCGTTGGGCCAGGATCTGCACGGTGTTCGGCACCGTGCTGACCGTGCTCAGCGGGGCCGTGCTGGTCGGCTCCGAGGTGCTCATGGCCCGCTACGAGGGTGCTGTCGGCAAGGCGGACCTGTTCGGTGACCAGGCGGCGGGTGCCCAGGCGAAGAAGAGCGAGATCAAGGGTCCGCTCAACATCCTGCTGGTCGGCATCGACCCGCGGACGGCGACGGCGGCGCCGCTGGCCGACTCGATCATGGTGCTGCACGTGCCGGCCTCGATGGACCGCGCCTACCTGTTCTCGCTGCCACGGGACCTCTACGTGCGCATCCCGCCGTTCAAGAAGGCCGAGTTCCCCGGGGAGACCACGAAGATCAACGCTGCCATGTCTCACGGCAGCAAGGTCCCGGGGGCGAACCCCGACGCGGCCCGGGGCTTCGAGCTGCTGGCGACAACTGTGCAGAACGTGACAGGCATCAAGCGCTTCGACGCTGGCGCGATCATCAACTTCAGCGGTTTCCAGAAGATCGTCGACGCCATGGGTGGCGTCAACATGTACATCGAGCGGGACGTGCGGTCCGAGCACAAGCAGCCGGACGGCAAGGCGCGTCCGGGCAACACCCGCGGTGAGGGCTACGTCGGCCCGCAGGCGCTCTACAAGAAGGGCAACCAGCACCTGAGTGGGTGGCAGGCGCTGGACTACGTGCGGCAGCGTTACCCGAAGAACGGCGTCCCGGATTCGGACTACGGCCGGCAGCGCCACCAGCAGCAGTTCGTCAAGGCGATGGTCGGCCAGGCGTTCAGCGCCGACGTGGTGTCCAACCCGGTCAAGCTGGACAAGGTGCTCCGCGCCGCCGGTCAGTCGCTGATCTTCAACGGTCGGGGCAACAGCGTGGTCGACTTCGGGCTCGCCCTGAAGGACATCCGCCCCAACACCATCGAGATGATCAAGCTGCCCGGTGGTGGGGTGTACGACGGCAAGAGGTACCTGGGTGAGCAGTTCCAGGAGGGGGTGCCGGACTTCTTCACCGCCCTGCACAACGAGCAACTCGACCCGTTCCTGCTGGAGCACCCCGAATTCGTGAACAAGACGAAGTAG
- the atpD gene encoding F0F1 ATP synthase subunit beta, which yields MTAPVETKTATGRVVRVIGPVVDAEFPRDAMPALFNALNVDVSLSGGEKTLTLEVAQHLGDNLVRAISMQPTDGLVRGAEVRDRGEPITVPVGDAVKGHVFNAIGEVLNLKEGETLTPDDHWGIHRKAPAFADLEPKTEMLETGIKVIDLLAPYVKGGKIGLFGGAGVGKTVLIQEMITRVARNFGGTSVFAGVGERTREGNDLIAEMTESGVIDKTALVYGQMDEPPGTRLRVALSALTMAEYFRDVKKQEVLLFIDNIFRFTQAGSEVSTLLGRMPSAVGYQPTLADEMGELQERITSVRGQAITSMQAIYVPADDYTDPAPATTFAHLDATTNLERSISDKGIYPAVDPLASSSRILAPEFVGPEHFQVATEVKRILQRYKDLQDIIAILGIEELSEEDKITVARARRIERFLSQNTYAAEQFTGVPGSTVPIKETIEAFRKISEGEYDHFPEQAFFMCGGLDDLEKKAEELMKG from the coding sequence ATGACTGCACCAGTAGAGACCAAGACGGCCACGGGTCGCGTGGTCCGGGTCATCGGCCCGGTCGTCGACGCCGAGTTCCCGCGCGACGCCATGCCGGCCCTGTTCAACGCCCTCAACGTTGACGTGAGCCTGTCCGGCGGCGAGAAGACGCTGACCCTGGAGGTCGCCCAGCACCTGGGTGACAACCTGGTCCGTGCCATCTCGATGCAGCCGACGGACGGCCTGGTCCGCGGCGCGGAGGTGCGTGACCGCGGCGAGCCGATCACCGTGCCGGTGGGCGACGCGGTCAAGGGCCACGTGTTCAACGCGATCGGCGAGGTGCTCAACCTCAAGGAGGGCGAGACCCTCACCCCGGACGACCACTGGGGTATCCACCGCAAGGCCCCGGCCTTCGCGGACCTGGAGCCGAAGACCGAGATGCTGGAGACCGGCATCAAGGTCATCGACCTGCTCGCCCCATACGTCAAGGGCGGCAAGATCGGCCTGTTCGGCGGCGCGGGCGTGGGCAAGACGGTGCTCATCCAGGAGATGATCACCCGGGTTGCCCGTAACTTCGGTGGTACCTCGGTCTTCGCCGGCGTGGGTGAGCGCACCCGTGAGGGCAACGACCTCATCGCCGAGATGACCGAGTCCGGCGTCATCGACAAGACCGCGCTGGTCTACGGCCAGATGGACGAGCCGCCGGGCACCCGTCTGCGGGTGGCGCTCTCCGCGCTGACCATGGCGGAGTACTTCCGGGACGTGAAGAAGCAGGAGGTGCTGCTCTTCATCGACAACATCTTCCGCTTCACCCAGGCCGGTTCGGAGGTCTCCACCCTGCTCGGCCGGATGCCGAGCGCCGTGGGTTACCAGCCGACCCTGGCCGACGAGATGGGCGAGCTCCAGGAGCGAATCACCTCCGTCCGGGGCCAGGCCATCACCTCGATGCAGGCGATCTACGTGCCGGCGGACGACTACACCGACCCCGCCCCGGCCACCACGTTCGCTCACCTGGACGCGACCACCAACCTGGAGCGGTCGATCTCCGACAAGGGCATCTACCCGGCCGTGGACCCGCTGGCGTCCTCGTCCCGGATCCTCGCCCCGGAGTTCGTCGGCCCGGAGCACTTCCAGGTCGCCACCGAGGTGAAGCGGATCCTGCAGCGCTACAAGGACCTGCAGGACATCATCGCCATCCTCGGTATCGAGGAGCTCTCCGAGGAAGACAAGATCACCGTGGCCCGGGCCCGGCGGATTGAGCGCTTCCTGTCGCAGAACACGTACGCCGCGGAGCAGTTCACCGGCGTGCCGGGCTCGACGGTCCCGATCAAGGAGACCATCGAGGCGTTCCGGAAGATCAGCGAGGGTGAGTACGATCACTTCCCCGAGCAGGCGTTCTTCATGTGTGGCGGTCTCGACGACCTGGAGAAGAAGGCTGAGGAGCTGATGAAGGGCTGA